A stretch of Caenorhabditis elegans chromosome IV DNA encodes these proteins:
- the C50F7.5 gene encoding Basic proline-rich protein (Confirmed by transcript evidence): protein MQISLTILLAVAGATFAAPSDLGRGHHHHHHHHHKTKAPRTSRGIATTTFAPTSSDLPIAGSSSAPVIASSADPILPTSVVPQPSNEPSPGTVAPSDEPSPSGPPSPGPVNPSEDPQPSGPPSPGPVDPSEDPQPSVEPSEDHQPSGPPSPGPVDPSEDPQPSVEPSEDPQPSGPPSPGPVDPSEDPQPSGSSSPGPVDPSDEPSPSGPPSPGPVDPSEDPKPSEPPSPGPVDPSDEPSPSDPPGPPGPPGPPTRRPPGPPGPPTRRPPGPPGPPTRRPPGPPGPPHHHDHGHHGHHGHHFDQEQL from the coding sequence atgcAAATATCTTTGACAATACTGTTAGCAGTGGCTGGTGCAACGTTCGCAGCTCCTTCTGATCTTGGTCGTGGccatcaccaccaccaccatcaccATCATAAGACAAAGGCGCCTCGTACATCCCGAGGAATAGCAACTACAACATTTGCACCGACATCGTCAGATTTACCTATTGCTGGATCGTCATCTGCACCAGTCATCGCATCGTCCGCTGATCCAATCCTGCCGACATCAGTTGTTCCTCAGCCATCCAACGAGCCATCTCCAGGTACTGTAGCCCCATCAGATGAACCGTCTCCATCTGGACCACCATCACCAGGACCTGTAAATCCATCCGAAGATCCTCAACCATCTGGCCCACCATCTCCGGGACCAGTGGACCCATCCGAAGATCCTCAACCATCTGTAGAGCCATCCGAAGATCATCAACCATCTGGCCCACCATCTCCGGGACCAGTGGACCCATCCGAAGATCCTCAACCATCTGTAGAGCCATCCGAAGATCCTCAACCATCTGGTCCACCATCTCCAGGACCAGTCGATCCATCCGAAGATCCTCAACCTTCTGGATCATCATCTCCAGGACCAGTGGATCCATCAGATGAACCGTCTCCATCTGGGCCACCATCTCCGGGACCAGTAGATCCATCAGAAGATCCTAAACCTTCTGAACCACCATCTCCAGGGCCAGTAGATCCATCAGATGAGCCATCTCCATCTGACCCACCAGGACCGCCAGGACCGCCAGGGCCTCCCACCAGACGCCCTCCAGGACCTCCAGGACCCCCAACAAGGCGCCCGCCAGGTCCACCTGGACCCCCAACAAGACGCCCGCCAGGGCCACCAGGGCCACCACATCACCATGATCATGGACATCATGGACACCATGGGCATCATTTCGATCAAGAGCAATTGTAA